One genomic window of Glycine soja cultivar W05 chromosome 9, ASM419377v2, whole genome shotgun sequence includes the following:
- the LOC114425508 gene encoding 60S ribosomal protein L27-like translates to MVKFLKPNKAVIVLQGRYAGKKAVIVRTFDEGTRERPYGHCLVAGIKKYPAKVIKKDSAKKTAKKSRVKAFVKLVNYQHLMPTRYTLDVDLKDAVNPDVLNAKDKKVTALKETKKRLEERFKTGKNRWFFTKLRF, encoded by the coding sequence ATGGTGAAGTTTCTGAAACCAAACAAGGCCGTCATTGTCCTTCAGGGACGCTACGCCGGCAAGAAAGCCGTGATCGTTCGAACCTTCGACGAAGGAACTCGCGAGCGCCCCTACGGCCACTGTTTGGTGGCGGGGATAAAGAAGTACCCTGCGAAGGTGATCAAGAAGGACTCGGCGAAGAAGACGGCGAAGAAGTCGCGCGTGAAGGCGTTCGTGAAGCTCGTCAACTACCAGCACCTCATGCCCACGCGCTACACGCTTGACGTGGACTTGAAGGACGCGGTTAACCCCGACGTTCTCAACGCGAAGGATAAGAAGGTCACTGCTCTCAAGGAGACCAAGAAGCGCCTCGAGGAGAGGTTCAAAACCGGGAAGAACCGGTGGTTCTTCACCAAGCTCAGGTTCTGA